A window of Streptomyces marispadix contains these coding sequences:
- a CDS encoding YigZ family protein yields the protein MPEQYVTVAGEGVHETEVSRSRFVCALAPADTEEEARAFVARVRAQHPGATHNCWAYVVGADGGLQKSDDDGEPGGTAGLPMLQMLMRRGVRCAVAVVTRYFGGTKLGAGGLIRAYGGAVGAALDAVGTTVRQRYRLVTVTTDHARAGRLENDLRSSGRSVRDVTYGAQVSIELGLPEAELDAFRGWLADTTAGTARLTVGGEAYGGA from the coding sequence ATGCCAGAGCAGTACGTGACCGTCGCCGGTGAGGGCGTGCACGAGACGGAGGTCTCGCGGTCGCGGTTCGTATGCGCCCTCGCCCCGGCGGACACCGAGGAGGAGGCCAGGGCCTTCGTCGCGCGGGTGCGCGCGCAGCACCCGGGAGCGACGCACAACTGCTGGGCGTACGTCGTCGGCGCGGACGGCGGCCTCCAGAAGTCCGACGACGACGGCGAGCCGGGCGGCACCGCGGGCCTGCCCATGCTCCAGATGCTCATGCGACGCGGCGTGCGCTGCGCGGTCGCCGTCGTCACCCGCTACTTCGGCGGTACGAAGCTGGGTGCCGGCGGGCTGATCCGCGCCTACGGCGGCGCCGTAGGCGCGGCGCTGGACGCGGTCGGCACCACCGTGCGGCAGCGCTACCGCCTGGTGACGGTCACCACCGACCACGCACGCGCGGGCAGACTCGAGAACGACCTGCGCTCCAGCGGCCGTTCGGTACGCGACGTCACCTACGGGGCGCAGGTGAGCATCGAGCTGGGGCTGCCCGAGGCGGAACTCGACGCCTTCCGCGGCTGGCTCGCGGACACCACGGCAGGCACGGCCCGCCTCACGGTCGGCGGCGAGGCGTACGGCGGCGCCTGA
- a CDS encoding CoA-binding protein, producing the protein MYADAQTVREILTESGDTWAVVGLSTNRARAAYGVADVLKRFGKRVVPVHPKAETVHGERGYATLADIPFPVDVVDVFVNSELAGPVADEAVEIGAKAVWFQLGVIDEAAYERTRAAGLEMVMDRCPAIEIPKL; encoded by the coding sequence ATGTACGCGGACGCACAGACGGTACGAGAAATCCTGACCGAGTCGGGCGACACCTGGGCGGTGGTGGGCCTGTCCACGAACCGCGCCCGCGCGGCGTACGGCGTCGCGGACGTCCTGAAGCGCTTCGGCAAGCGCGTGGTCCCGGTGCACCCCAAGGCGGAGACCGTGCACGGCGAGCGGGGCTACGCCACGCTGGCGGACATCCCCTTCCCCGTGGACGTCGTCGACGTCTTCGTCAACTCCGAACTCGCGGGCCCGGTCGCGGACGAGGCCGTGGAGATCGGCGCGAAGGCGGTCTGGTTCCAGCTCGGCGTGATCGACGAGGCCGCGTACGAACGGACGCGAGCGGCGGGCCTGGAGATGGTGATGGACCGCTGTCCGGCCATCGAGATCCCGAAACTGTGA
- a CDS encoding GNAT family N-acetyltransferase, producing MITTRMAVPADAPELVRLRRLMFLGMDGRDEPGPWERDAERMARRALHGGDGGAGRLGAFVVDGDEAGPPHLAACAVGSVEERLPAPKHPAGRFGFVFNVCTDERYRGRGYARATTEALLEWFAGHGVTRVDLHASGDAERLYRSMGFAEHSTALSLDLSGRGRATGV from the coding sequence GTGATCACGACGCGTATGGCCGTCCCCGCCGACGCACCCGAGCTGGTGCGGCTGCGGCGGCTGATGTTCCTCGGCATGGACGGACGGGACGAGCCGGGCCCGTGGGAGCGGGACGCCGAGCGCATGGCCCGCCGGGCACTGCACGGCGGCGACGGCGGCGCGGGGCGGCTGGGCGCCTTCGTGGTGGACGGCGACGAGGCGGGGCCGCCGCATCTGGCGGCCTGCGCGGTGGGCAGCGTCGAGGAGCGGCTGCCCGCGCCGAAGCATCCCGCCGGGCGCTTCGGCTTCGTCTTCAACGTGTGCACGGACGAGCGCTACCGGGGGCGCGGCTATGCGCGGGCGACGACCGAGGCGCTGCTGGAGTGGTTCGCCGGTCACGGTGTGACCAGGGTCGACCTCCATGCCAGCGGGGACGCGGAGCGTCTGTACCGGTCGATGGGCTTCGCCGAGCACTCGACCGCCCTCTCCCTGGACCTTTCGGGGCGCGGCCGGGCGACGGGCGTCTGA
- a CDS encoding YbaK/EbsC family protein — protein sequence MRAPIGNFDSAEPAAGVGHFDGPAAEAIRAWTGTPPADQLLYVDTDPEKADTAVFVEHYGEDLVGTSANCVVVAAKRGGERTLAACVVLSTTRVDVNGTVRRRLDARKASFAPMGTAVEETGMEYGGITPIGLPAGWPLLIDASVAALEWTLIGSGRRRGKLIVPGKALAALPGAVVLEGLGV from the coding sequence ATGCGCGCACCCATCGGGAACTTCGACTCGGCCGAACCAGCCGCCGGCGTCGGCCACTTCGACGGTCCGGCGGCCGAGGCGATCCGGGCGTGGACGGGCACACCTCCCGCCGATCAGCTCCTCTACGTCGACACCGACCCGGAGAAGGCCGACACCGCCGTGTTCGTCGAGCACTACGGCGAGGACCTCGTCGGCACCTCGGCCAACTGCGTGGTCGTCGCCGCGAAGCGCGGAGGGGAGCGCACGCTCGCCGCATGCGTCGTGCTCTCCACGACCCGAGTCGACGTCAACGGCACGGTGCGGCGCCGACTCGACGCCCGCAAGGCATCGTTCGCGCCCATGGGCACCGCCGTAGAGGAGACGGGGATGGAGTACGGCGGTATCACGCCGATCGGGCTTCCCGCAGGCTGGCCGCTGCTGATCGACGCATCGGTCGCCGCTCTGGAATGGACGCTGATCGGCAGCGGACGCCGCCGGGGCAAGCTGATCGTCCCCGGCAAGGCGCTGGCGGCGCTGCCCGGCGCGGTCGTCCTGGAGGGCCTGGGCGTCTGA
- a CDS encoding helix-turn-helix domain-containing protein gives MTDLDHLTQSLARNLKRRRQERGYTLDALAARAGVSRGMLIQIEQGRTNPSVGTVVKVGDALGVSITTLLDFDQEPQVRLVPQEQAVRLWSTEAGSHSTLLAGAESPGPLELWAWRLMPGDGSSSDPHPAGTTELVHVRAGRLTLSVEGVDYEVPAGTSASFEAGVEHGYRNEAGEPVEMTMAISVPAPR, from the coding sequence GTGACGGACCTCGACCACCTCACGCAGTCCCTGGCCCGCAATCTCAAGCGCCGTCGCCAGGAGCGCGGCTACACCCTCGACGCCCTCGCGGCCCGCGCCGGCGTGAGCCGGGGAATGCTCATCCAGATCGAGCAGGGCCGTACGAACCCCAGCGTGGGCACGGTCGTGAAGGTGGGCGACGCGCTCGGGGTGAGCATCACCACGCTGCTCGACTTCGACCAGGAACCGCAGGTGCGCCTCGTGCCGCAGGAGCAGGCTGTGCGGCTGTGGTCCACGGAGGCGGGCAGCCACAGCACGTTGCTCGCGGGCGCCGAGTCGCCCGGACCGCTGGAGCTTTGGGCATGGCGGCTGATGCCCGGCGACGGCAGCAGTTCCGACCCGCACCCGGCAGGCACCACCGAGCTGGTCCATGTACGGGCCGGGCGGCTGACGTTGAGCGTCGAGGGTGTGGACTACGAGGTGCCCGCGGGGACTTCGGCGTCCTTCGAGGCCGGTGTGGAGCACGGCTACCGCAACGAGGCCGGTGAACCGGTCGAGATGACCATGGCCATCTCCGTGCCCGCGCCCCGCTGA
- a CDS encoding DMT family transporter: protein MTAVLALVTSLMWGFADFGGGLLTRRMSALTVVVVSQALAAAVLGAVVVAMGGWSEWDGSLWYAAAAGVVGPVAMLAFYKALAQGPMGVVSPLASLAVVVPVAAGLALGERPGWVQALGITVAVAGVVLAGGPELRGAPVQRQTIALTLVSALGFGTVMALIEHASTGTAAGLFLALFVQRVCNVAVGGAALYAQVRRGTPALPADGGLRAVATALPALAFVGLADVAANGTYMLATQYGPVTTAAVLASLYPVVTALAARGVLKERLRAVQTAGAGLALVGTVLLASS from the coding sequence ATGACCGCCGTCCTGGCCTTGGTCACCAGCCTCATGTGGGGGTTCGCCGACTTCGGGGGCGGACTGCTGACCAGGCGCATGTCGGCGCTGACCGTCGTCGTGGTCTCACAGGCGCTGGCCGCCGCCGTACTCGGGGCGGTCGTCGTCGCCATGGGCGGCTGGAGCGAATGGGACGGCAGCCTGTGGTATGCGGCGGCTGCCGGAGTCGTCGGGCCGGTGGCGATGCTCGCGTTCTACAAGGCGCTCGCCCAGGGGCCGATGGGCGTGGTCTCGCCGCTCGCATCGCTTGCCGTCGTCGTCCCCGTCGCTGCCGGGCTCGCACTGGGCGAACGGCCGGGCTGGGTACAGGCGTTGGGCATCACCGTCGCCGTGGCCGGCGTGGTCCTCGCCGGAGGTCCTGAGCTGCGCGGCGCCCCCGTGCAGCGGCAGACGATCGCCCTCACGCTCGTCTCCGCGCTGGGCTTCGGCACGGTCATGGCGCTGATCGAGCACGCGAGCACCGGCACCGCGGCCGGGCTCTTCCTGGCGCTGTTCGTACAGCGCGTGTGCAACGTCGCGGTCGGCGGCGCCGCACTGTACGCACAGGTGCGGAGGGGCACACCCGCACTGCCTGCCGACGGCGGCCTGCGCGCGGTCGCGACGGCGCTTCCCGCCCTCGCCTTCGTGGGTCTCGCGGACGTCGCAGCCAACGGCACGTACATGCTCGCCACCCAGTACGGGCCCGTGACCACGGCCGCCGTGCTCGCCTCGCTCTATCCCGTCGTCACCGCGCTCGCCGCACGCGGCGTGCTGAAGGAGAGGCTGCGGGCCGTACAGACGGCGGGGGCCGGTCTGGCGCTGGTGGGCACCGTGCTGCTGGCCTCTTCCTGA
- a CDS encoding acyltransferase produces MPSIRSAFASLASRAVHGVWRRAQYAGAVTAERPGPYAFRRIGAGTRLAFPQGTLFGTEWIELGEHCVIGQEVTLAAGMLPGLDLGPEPLVTLGDGVVLGRGSHVIADVQGAVTFGDDVYCGPYVYITSTNHSYDDPHEPVGKQWPRSAAVEIGRGSWLGAGAVILPGASLGRNVVVAAGAVVRGEVPDHAVVAGAPARIVRRWEGERGWQPPLRTAAPGPARDTSVHGSARGSVPEQLLGVSELAAGEGE; encoded by the coding sequence GTGCCGTCCATCCGCAGCGCCTTCGCTTCGCTCGCCTCCCGTGCGGTGCACGGGGTCTGGCGCCGGGCGCAGTACGCCGGGGCCGTGACCGCCGAGCGGCCGGGCCCGTATGCCTTCCGCCGCATCGGGGCGGGGACGCGGCTCGCGTTCCCGCAGGGCACGCTCTTCGGCACGGAGTGGATCGAACTCGGGGAGCACTGCGTGATCGGGCAGGAGGTGACTCTCGCCGCGGGCATGCTGCCGGGCCTGGACCTCGGCCCCGAGCCGCTCGTGACGCTCGGCGACGGAGTCGTGCTCGGCCGGGGCAGCCATGTCATCGCCGATGTGCAGGGGGCCGTCACCTTCGGCGACGACGTCTACTGCGGTCCGTACGTCTACATCACCTCCACCAACCACTCCTACGACGACCCCCATGAGCCGGTCGGCAAGCAGTGGCCGCGCAGTGCCGCCGTCGAGATCGGGCGCGGAAGCTGGCTCGGCGCCGGGGCGGTGATCCTTCCGGGGGCGAGCCTGGGCAGGAACGTGGTGGTCGCGGCGGGAGCCGTCGTACGGGGCGAGGTGCCCGATCACGCCGTGGTCGCCGGTGCCCCCGCGCGGATCGTGCGCCGCTGGGAGGGCGAGCGCGGCTGGCAGCCTCCGCTGCGGACGGCGGCACCGGGACCGGCGCGGGACACCTCCGTGCACGGCTCCGCACGCGGCTCCGTGCCGGAGCAACTGCTCGGTGTCTCCGAACTGGCCGCAGGCGAGGGCGAGTAG